The Brassica napus cultivar Da-Ae chromosome C7, Da-Ae, whole genome shotgun sequence genomic interval atattatttacttttttttgtgtgttagtGTTGAAATGGGTGCTTGCACGCTTAAGAATgtttgttcttttcttttcttaagaaAGAGAATGTTTGTTCTTAAGCAGTTTGGAGGAGAAAAGCTCAGATTTAAATATGTGGgtttatgataaatataaatttaaagtgtgttttatttgtgttttttctAGTGGATCTAGGAAAAGCGCGAGTTTTGATGATCATAAATCCCCACCGGTACACATTCTTCTCaaagattaattaatttattgattgTCTCTTTTGTCATTTTTGTTTGAGGTCATCCGAGTTTTGTCttccatttttttgtttgtttgttcaaGTTTCTGCATGTTGAAATTCTCTGATGATCTTAACAGCTACATGATGCAAGTGAACCTCGGATTATGAAGCTATTTTTTTCGTTCTTCTGTCTTCTTTCGTTTCAAACCAGATGTGGCTTTCAGGTTTCAGATTTTCAGTTGATCTATTTCATGTAGATAGTAGTTCTGTACCGTTTTAATGagaatatgatttttttctaatgAATAAGTTTGCAATGAAGCACTGAATCCAGCTGTTTAATTGTTCTTAAAACGTCTTCCGTCtacaattttctttttggtGTTAGGTTTATACGGATTAATGCTAATTGGTGCTTGAAGTCCATCTTCGAATGTGATCCTGCAGTGGGTGGATGTGACTCGCTTAAATTGATTTCTTTGCTTGTAGTGATCCAAAATGAAAAGATTGAACCCTAGACCTAATGCTTTTCCTTGcaaatttcttcatttttgcttCCAACTTTGCTAGGAAATTGATTTAGTTGCTTGTTTTGCTAATTTCTTCCAAGTCGAAAATGTTAGTTTCTGTTGAAATGCTCTATCTTATATGGTACCAAAggagttttaaaatgttagttTATACCGAAATCGTTTATTTTCTGCTGCCAAAGGTTTAcaaaccgtttttttttttttactgaaatgATTGGTATAATGAAAGTTTCGGAATTTACAATATTTCATCTCATTTACTGAAATGATTGGTATAATcttgttggtttgattttttgttATGCTGGTCAAACTTAATCTTTGTCTTTTCATGATATACttttatcaaaatcaagttCTTTGTAATTGAGGCCCTAGTTTTGCAGTGATTTTGTTTAGTCTTCGTTGATTGCTAAATGCAATATAACGAGTTTAACTTATATGTATAAGTTCGTGTTTCCTCTCCATAATATTGACTCTATAGGTCCTTAGGTTGTACCTGTACTTGTGTGAGTGTGCTTCCCCTTGAAATTCATGATTGAAGTCTGGAAATAGATAACAATGGAGACAGAAATGttagaaataatatatttatcgtCTTAAATGGTTGGTCTTAAGTTACCTGATTGATCATATCTCATCAGATGTTACTGGtactttgcttgtttgatcttTACCTTTGTTGTGCAAGCTTATTCTTAATGTCTTCGAAAAGGTTTTTGTCAACTGGATGCCTGGTTTTGCAATGATTTTGTCTAGTTACAGCTACAAAAGGCACTATAGTAACGGAGTTTAAGAAGCAGTGTAGCCTGTTTGGTTTCCATGAACGAGTATTTGTTTGATTATACTCGCAGTATATATCGGTAACACTTTGTCTTGTGTCTGATGAAATCAAATTGTAAATCTAGTTAATTACCTGTTCTAGTGTTTCAAGTGTTTCACCCTGAAATTGATAAACAAAGTCGCAAAATAGTTAACCAATAGAGAGGCATAGATTTTCCGTGTACATCTTCACTAAGTGATTGTCAGATTCTGTAAGCGGATAGAGAGGTGATTCTGTTCGTAAACAGTCTGAGAGATTGTAACTACATCTTGTCAGATTATCATATTTTCACAACCGGCGGTTGAATGTAGAGGCAGATCCAGATCATATCTCTGATATAAAGATGGTGCATCACACAATATAATTAAGCTATACTGATTGTAAAATAGgtaaactaaaacaaaagaaaacctgTTGTGCTAAGGGGATTTATTTGTAACTTGTAAGCTACTAGGCGACTATAAAGATACTCATTGTGAGAAAAAAGTAATGTCGATTGCCTTATTTGATTGCAAGTGAGTTTGACTATATGATCTAGTTAATATTGAGCATTGTCATCACTAAAAGACCTAGGCGAGAGAACAACCCGATTTTGTGCTTTTGCAGGAGGATGAGATCAATATCAAGTGGGGAGATGATaactcaaatatatattaatttcaaGGTTGGAAGTGTAGCAACCAGGTAAAATGATTGATGGTACTATGGAAGTACTAGCCAAAATTTCTAGAGTTTTTAACTTATTGATCGTGGAGAAACATCACCTCAGTTTAATTCCATTTTGCATTATGTGTGCTTTCATTGCCTGATTACTCAATTATTAAATCCAAAATTCGCAATATAAGAGCTTAAGGTGGTATAGACACTTTCAGTGGTTATCTTACATTAGGAGATCCGGCATGGCGGCATGGCTCCATGTTTGCTTTACCCGAAATGCTCTCCTTTAGCATCTAGTAATTCTTCTTACTATGAGTTTGATTGATTCAAAACAAGGTATGGATTTGTGTTCTTAAAGAGTTTATCAAGATGGGAAAAACTGAAAAGGAAATAGTTCACAAAGCTATAGTATGCAAGAAAGTACACTAAATTAAACAAACTTTGATCGAAGACACCAAGAAATAAACAACTTTCAAGGTTAAAGTAATCTCTATCATATATTGGCTTTAATAAGTGGGAATGCAAGCAAAAAAGACAATATAAGATACTGAACCTGAGATGAGTTGACGGTTTATTACGAGTTGCAAAAGCTGCCGTACTGAATCTGAAAGTTGTCTCATAGACTCATATTATACAACGCTATGATTAACATGATAAATAACAAATATCAAACCATGAAATATTAGATCATATGACTTATTTTACAGAAAATaatcatttacaaaaataaaaaatgcttCAAATTCCTTCTTCAATCGGTCAAGGCCAAATATAAATCAAGCTTCTGTAGAAAAAATAAGAATCAAGCTAACCGATTTCTGTTTATGTTTTGGATTAAAAATGAGTTAGCCtcacaaaaatattgttttttgtaattatcaatttttttttttgcgattaCATCTAATTGTCCAGGCTGTAATGATAGTATCTTGTACCTGAACCGGTGGTTCACTTTTTCTAAGTAatggagaaaaagagagatCTTTCTCGATTAATCTCTTTGCCCCTCATTCTTCGATAATCAGAAAGAGACTTTTTCAAGTTTGAATTTGTTCATTTGTAATTTGAGTTAttctactttatttttatttacttactaGATGTCTTTCTGTaccatgtgcagtaaaaaaaattaaaatattttttaacagataaatataaattatattttaaaataaaattttatcaatattgtaattttttttcgtatcaatattttaatataaatttgatttaattaaacataaaaatttttcttataaaatttgtagatatataagaaaataataattttacgattaaatttttataattttctaaaaaaaatgtatacatttttgaaaattttagtaataaaattgtataatttttgaatatatttattttaatgatgatttatgagttattcccataatcgaaaaaaaattccaaaaatataaattgacattacatgtaatatatgagttattaccttattttaaaaaagtttaccaaaaatataaattaacattaaatgcaattgtccatgtcatattaatttataagttatgtcatcaatttcagtagtcatgtcatatttgtttcgtgaaattgattgtaaaaAAGATATGTGTAAAATGATTttgcaaatatagtctagggatTATTTCTTTATCTTCCAACGTATACAATTGATATCTCGGTTATGGAAACCCAGAAATATAACTAAACCCTGAAATTCGGTTAAGACAAGCGTGTCGGTTACAGATAAACCAGAATAAACCTAACCGACTAGCTAAACCCAAACCACCTCCTCTTTGATTGAGAGAATAAAAGTAAAGCTTAAACCCTTCTTCCTCCGCCGTTCTCCCTTACTCTCTTCCAAGCTCAAGCTCAAGCTCAACCCATTGGCGATTCTCCTCTTCGGACCAATCTGGCTTTCGCATCCAAACGTGAGTTtacttttgtctttttgttgtCGATTCTCAAAGTGCTGTCCTTTTTAAGCACAAGTCAAAGTAAACAGATTGATAGAACGAATTAATGCTACCGTTTATTTCTGGGAATTAATTGTAAAAGTTGTGAACTTTGATGTTTAGGGAAGAAAGAACCTTGAAAGCGTAAAACtttgcacacacacacacacacacacactctttGAATCATGGCGACCCCAGCTGATGCTCGGGCCGTGAAGTCGCTCAACACTTCCGGGGGACGTAAGAAATTCGTGGTacgtcttcttctccttctgctTTGGTTtcaaattaaagataaaaaaggATTTGTTAAGATGTTAAAACTCTAATTCTGGAATAGATATAATACTACTTTTAGGCTTTTGTGGGGGTTCTTCGTTTTGTGTTATTTGGTATTCATGTTCATACTTGGGGCGTAGATGATACTAGTACATGTCTTTCCTTTGTACTCTCTTATATGCGCCGTTTTTGTGGGTTTGTTACTTGTGGATGCAGTTCAAGAATCTCGCTCAGAAAGTCAATGAGATTGACATCAGCGGTTTCTTCAAGAGCCTGGAGAAGGTTAAGCCTGAGCCTTCAGAGGGCTCCTCGTTTTTCAGAGACTGCCTCGTCGAATTGAGGGTATGGTTTCATTTTGTTGCCTTTTAGTGACTAGGCTGGTTTCAGGTTAAGGTTCACAAGTGGTAAGGCATGCTTAGTTTTAACATTGGTTGAAACATGATAAGTAATGGCAATTTAGTGATAGTGCGAACTTGAATTTCAAACCTAGTGGCTTATGCTATACAAAGAATTGTGGTACTCTGTGCTCTCCTTAGTTTGTTCTATTAGCATGTAGGGTGATACGAGAAACATTATCTCTGAGTATATTGTTGGTGTCTGAAGTAGAAGCTGCTATCTATATCTCTGCTTTGCATATATTCAAGGCTTATTGGGTGCTCGATATTGATTGTGGTTCATTTGGGTGGTTGAATGCAGGAACTGAATACAGCAGAAGATTTCATCtcgttttacgaggaaatgttgCCATTTGTTCAGACTTTGCCTTTGGTTATTGAGCAAAAAGAAATAATCTTCACCAAGCTCGTCTCGAGATTACAAATGGATGCAAGATTGTCCCTGGACGCCATTCTCAGGTTTGCTAATTTCTGCTCATTCTCACTTCATTTGGCAGTTTTATCTGTGTCCCACTGAATCTTCTCGTTCAGTTGCTGTGGTTAACCGCAACActtaagaaatatattttactccTTTTCATGCAAAATGTTTGTTGCTTTTAACAGGTTGATTGCTGCTTTATCAAGAGATCTCTTGGAGGACTTTATCCCGTGAGTCTTTCTTGaacactttatttttttctcactgTCATTGCTGCTGCACCCTTCAACTATTAGAGAACATTGTGACCATACTCCTTTATAAATCTTACTGAAAGCAAATGCTTTTGCAAAGCTGATGAATTGCTTCAAGATGCTTGCAGAGTATTTCTTTCTGTGATAAAATATTGGCTATGTTTCAAGTTCTTACCgatttattttgtaaacttctTGACTAGCTTCCTTCCACGGATAGTGAACTCCTTAGTGGCACTCCTAGAAAATGGTGCCAAGAAAGACGCGGATATTATCAAGCAGGTTGTTGGTGTtctataacatatatattgtacACCCATGACAatgttttgtatgttttttttttgctgaatgGTTGTCCTTTTTATGAGCAGATATTCTCTTCATGGTGCGAGATATTAATGAATCTGCAGAAGTATCTAGTACGCGACATCGAAGGTATTCTCAGGTGAGTAAAGTAAAAGGATTTCAATCTAATCTAGAATGACACATGGTCTGATGGTCTAAATGTTTATAGATGCAATTATTCAGGGTTTTCTTCATCTAAtaggttttatttttgttttgtatttaatttgCTATTTTGAAGGGATACGTTGGACTTGAGGTATCATCCCAAAGACTACATCAATGAATTAATGTCAGAGTCTATGTCATTTTTGTTGAGGAATGCGCGGAATGAGCAACTTGAAAAAGGTGATTACTTGCttgtcatttatttttttcatttctatgtgAGGGACCTTCGAAttgattcttttttctttctctaaacATTACAGGGATCAACAGGATCCTTTCCGAAGTTGCAGATCCAGCCAAACAAGATGGAGCAGTTGATTTACTTTATTATGCTATGAGAGGAACCTCTGGAAGTCTCCATTCAAAAGCCGGGAGAGTTCTCAGTTTCTTGCTGAAAGATTCAACATTATCTTTTTGTGATAATTCTCCTCAAGGCAAGTCCCCTTTCTAAAGAGATGTTGTGAGTATTCCATTTAGAAGTCTAGTGTGGTTGATTTAGTTTGTTTTTAGTTCTTAGTGGAGAGGGATGGAATTTTGAGAATGGGAAGTAGCACTTAGAGTTATCAAATATTTACGTATCTATcaacttctttctttttctaataaaaaatgGTGCTACTATTGCAGGCGCTGGTACAGTCGTGGGAGTTGTTAGTTCCACTTTGGAGAGATTATGCGAGGATTTGGAAGCAGACAAATTAAATGTGATGTGGAAGTGcttgattcaagaaataaacGAAtcgatcaaaaacaaaaactctgtTCATTTAAGCCGACTGTTGAGTGTGCTTACTGCAGCTGTCAGGGTTCAGAAAGGTCTCAAGGTTCATGGTGAGTCATTGAGTCATACACGTGTTGACTTACTTGTCTTTCACCCTCTCTTCCTGTTATACTCTCTTTTGGCTGCACATGGCAACATATGCGTGACTGTATTGCCAATATTACTCTTACTGTGCAGATTACCCATCTTTGATTCGACTTGTGGGCCTCATTGTGTCAACTTTTGTGGCTTCCTCTGAGACCGTTGTAGAAGGGGATAACCTATCTGCTGTCATTGATGAAGTTCTGCAACTGATGTTATGCACAATAAACAGAGTCACTGATTTGGAAACTGTTGCTTCGCAATGGGCTCCCATTTTTGCCGTGAAGCGTTCAAGGTATCGTGTACTGTTTATCTGTTTTATATAttcaatcttcttttttttctcttgacattgataatttttatttcagTTTGCTGACTTTTCTGGAGGAGTTGTTGAACAAGGATCAATCGGTAGTGAAAGCCTTTACAAACAATATATTAAGGCACGTCTCACATCATAGTTTTTTTTCATTACCTCTTTGATTTTCCCATCTCCGTGTCTGAACAACTATATTCTGTTTTGCAGTGCAATCAACAATATGATTTGGGAGTCTTCTGAGGAAGTTATTCCTCTGTTACTAACATTTTGCGAGAACCAACTAACAAGTCACGACAGAGTGACCATCGTAGATCAAACATTTGAGAAAATTCATGAGTTTCTGGAAGAAAATATCAAGAAGGTTCGACAGAACATAGAGAACACTGGATTATCTCAAACTGATGATGCCGAGTTGGCTTCCATTTGGGGAGTTGTCAACTGTTACCCTTATTTCAAAGTGGATTCGTCATTACTGATTTCCTTTAAGGATACTCTCAGACAGCATTTGACAGTGCCGGATGGTAAGTACCACTGCATGATTCACTCCTTTTTCATGTTACTTTGTTTTACCCTTTTTTCCTCAAAGATGCCACTCAAATTATGTGGATTATCAGTGTCATATTATGAAAAAACTCATGGTCTTGATCTTCCACTATAGATAATTTTGAATCTCTCATTCTTTCAGTGTCTTTGCGGTTACATTTCTTTCATTGAACTGTTGAGAAATGGATATGGAGTTGTTGTTTAtgaatgtgattttttttgtccTGGAGTCTACTAACATCTTTTACATATGTGACCTTTTTTCAGCAAACTCGTCTAGTGCCCCAGAATTGATGTGGCAGAGCTTACTTGGTGCTGCTTTGAGTTCATGTCACAAACTGCCGAGAAGAATCAACCACAACGATATAGAGGAAGCATTGTCTATGGCTAAAGATTACAAGTCATGCGTACAAGTGTTGACCCCCGTGGCCGATTTTTTGGACTCAATGCACAGGTGAGTTTACTTATTATGGTAATTATTCATATACTTCTACAAGTTTGATGACACTGTGATGGTAGGCTGATCCATTTTCCTATATTAAACTGTAGGCTTGCGTTAGGTAATGATGACAGGTCTAAGCCACAACCAGAACTTCAAGAAGAAAAGGCTAAAGATGCTTTTGGCATATTTTCGGAAAATTTGCGCCACCCAAACAAATGCATCCGTCTTATGACGCTGAGGATTTTGTGCCATTTTGAAACATTTTCGTCCGACTCTTCTTCTGAAGAGCATCCTCccaagaagaaaatgaaaactgaGGAGACCAAAAAACCCCTTCATGAAAGGAATGTGAGTAGATTTCATATCCTTTGTTCTGTATTATATAACTGTCGCCTCTGCACTCAATCTTGTTACCGCTGGtttcttaaaattttctttcgAACTACCAGGTTCTTGAGTTATTACGCTCAATCGAAGAGATTGTTCCCACAGTGAATACGGAGGGGGAGTTGATCACTATGATTCATGAAATAAAAAGGAATCTCTCTGCTGGCTTGGTACATGCGGCATATTTGCAGCTAGTATTGAATGGGCTGATGGGAATATTTCATATTAGTTATACTAAGCTGTGGGGTCCAGCATCTGAGTGTCTTGAGGTTCTTCTGAGGAATCACACAGTAACTGTATGGAGTGATTTTGTTTGCTATTTGGACCAGTGCCAGCTAAAATCTGAGAAACTCGACAATCATAGTGAGAATCCGAACCACAACTTGTCAGAGAGGCCTACTGGTAGGTTCTCACCATTTAAGTAAATATCTATTTCATCCGCTCATATAATGAATTAGTTGTCTTTTCCGTTTCAAAtaacattttacattttttttttcctgttttAATATGTGACTACATCTCTTATCTTATATTTTCATCTAACAATCTTCTGTTCCGTATAGCCTAATgcaagttatttttttaatctacagATCTGATTGGccgttttaatttatttctctGTCCGCCGTCTAATAGCACAACTACTGCAACGGTGGCTACGCAGTTGCTCCAGACCTTGCAGAAAGTTCCCAAAGTTGCTCAGTCCCACGCTTCTGAGATTCTCCCTCGGTTGCTGAAGTTTCTGGGATACAACATTGAAAATCCTACGAGGTAACCATGTCTtttatatttgttgtttttaagaGTACTTCAATACATCTAGTGTCctaaaatcttcttcttctgtgtCGCAGTGTCGGATTATTCAATGCGCAAGTTTGTAAAGGAGATGATTGGAGGAATGTTCTTAAACAGTGGTTGACTTTGCTGAAATTGATGAAAAACCCTAAGTCGTTTCAGTTCAGCGAATTTCTAAACAACGTTCTGCAGAATAGGTTGGCGAGGCTACGCAATTTGATAATCCTCTATTCTTTTGAACTCTTCTTGAGtacttaatttaattatttcattgtgtgttttggatttttttccAGATTCCTGGACGATAATGATGCTGAACTACAAACCATTGTTCTAGAGTGCCTTCTGTTGTGGAACGACTTCTTACTCCCACACCGCGAGCATTTGTTGAAACTGATCAAACCAGAGGAATTAAGAGAAGAACTCACAACCTCGAACATGTCCGTAGACATTGAAGAAGCTCACAAatctcttcttttctctcttgaaATTCGCATCCTTGCGCCAAAAGTCAGGACATTAAAGAATTTGGCTTCACGGAAGGTACACATTACTCACTTCTTTTAGTATACTTCCTATGCCAATGACGTTTTCATTTGGGGTCTTGATAAGTTCTCTTTGATTTTCTTGTCAGCATACAAGTATAAATCACCGGAAGGCAGTTCTTCGCTTTATAGCTGAGCGGGATGTTGATGACCTTGCCCTCTTTTTTGTATTGTTGATAAAGCCTTTGAACATCATATCAGAGGAAACAATGGACTTGTTCTGGAGTTCAGGCAAAGCTTCGCTGGATTATTTCCAAAAGGCGGATTTCTTGAAGGATTTCACTGGTGATACTATTTCTACATTATCCAAGAATCAGAAATCTGGGTTTCTTCATGTCATCCAAGACATCCTTGAAGTCTTTGATGAGCTCCGTGTCCGACCTTTTATAGACTTTTTGATGGGATGTGTTGTCCGGCTAATGGTAAACTATGAAGAAAGAAACATTGCATCATTGACACCAAGAAATGACACTGCCGCCTCATCAACCCCAGACAATAAAGAGAATGTTTCAGTTCATCAAGACCAGGTAAAATTGTTATTGGTGttgttttctctgtttctcGTTATCCATGCAAACAAATCGtttctgatatttttttctggtttttgtGTAGGCTGGCACTGCTTTGAAGCAGTTTAAAGAGTTGAGATCATTATGTCTGAAAATTATTGCTCATGTTCTTGATAAATACGAGGATTCTGATCTTGGTTCCGAGTTCTGGGACCTCTTCTTTTCGGCAGTAAATCcgttaattaaaaatttcaagcaGGAGGGTTCTAGTAGTGAGAAAACAAGTTCCTTGTTCTCATGCTTCTTGTCAATGAGTAGAAACCGCAATCTCGTGACCCTCTTATGTCGGGAAGAGTCTCTTATTCCAGACATTTGTTCGATTCTGACAGTCAACACGGCTTCAGACGCTATAAAGTCGTCTGCACTCAAGTTCATAGAGAATCTGCTTTGTCTTGACAGTGAGTTGCATGAGGATGACAGTATGATCAAAGGCTTCTTAGATCCGTACATAGAAACACTGTTCAGCAGCTTGCATTCTCTTTTCATTGGGGATATTAACAAAAGGTCAAGAGTCTTGTATATTGACGTCCTCAAGTTATTTCCTCTTActtctattttttcttaaaagtgtTCCTTATCTCCAGGAAATCAATCAAGTATCATGGGGAAAGAGAGATTAGGATTCTTAAATTGTTGTCAAAGCACATGGGAGATCAGTCTTGTGCTATGAAGTATTTGGAAGTCTTACTTTCTTTCTTGGATAAAAACGTGAAAGATTCTGGTATGGTGTCTTACACTctcattacttttttttggataaaattaCAGTATCATGTCTCTTGTATGTGACTGTTTTATTGCTGTTACAGATATCCGTCGTGAGGCTTTGCTAGCCATTCAGGACATCACATCGTTGCTTGGGACTGAGAGTGTCaccaaaattataaacaaagtCTCTCCTCTACTTGTTGACGCTGAAGTTGACGTTAGATTATGCATTTGTGATCTTCTTGAATCTCTTGCAAAAATCGACTTTTCTCTGGATGATGTGGTAAGCGGCATATCTCTGTTAGAGACTGTCTTTAATTTCTCTTGCTTTTCCTCTTACAATTTGTTCCCAACCTACAGGCAAAGCGCATCCGAGATATGAATTCCATCTCAGTCATGGAAGTTGATGATCTTGACTATGAAAGGATAGTTAATGCTTATGTGGAGATTGACTCGGATTTCTTTGCTAAATCCTCGAAGCAGCACACGATGATTATACTGTCACAAAGTTTATACAACTTATCATCGGAATCCATTATGTTAAGGGGAAGCGCACATAAGCTCTTGTCATCTTTCATTGAATTTTCGGCCTCAATACTATGCCAAGAAGCTTCAGCTCACTCTGGCGCTGGCAAAGAGGTCAAAATAGCTGATGCAAGCTGGACAGGAAAGCATACACTGTCCATTGTGGATTTTATCTTGAAACACATTGCTGATGCAGTAAGCAAAGGAGGCAATATAGTAAAGGTACACTAACCCTTCTAAATTATGTTGAAAATAACTCaggaagaaaatgaaaatttcacCGTCCATTAGCTCTAGGGTTATGGTTAGCATGCTATTAAACTGTGCTGGATACTTATGGCCTGTGGCTCTCTTCTTTGCACTGAAACGAATTATTCTGTCACAGGAGTGGATTCTTTTGATACGTGAAATGGTGACAAAACTCCCAGATGCCGGAGATCTTGGTGCATTTAGACCTTTATGCTCTGAAGATgagaatattgatttttttaaatctattattCACATTCAGGTAACTTATTTCATCATATGATTCATTGAGTCCACATTTTATTTGTGCTGTTGGTGAGAATCTAAGTCGATATGATAACCAAACAGGAACCTATCCCgcttcttagtttatttcgttTTTCCTTCTCTCTTTAAAATCAATTTGATTGTTGTCGAGAccatattaaacaaataatacaTGTAGCTTCAATCATATAGCGTATGATGGTGGTAGACATCTTACGATGATTGATTTTCCTTCCAACTTCTCGCAGTCACACCGTAGAGCAAAGGCGATTTCACGTTTCGCAAAAGTGGTCGGAGATAGCAGCCTGCCTGAGGTACTTTCTCTTTTGATTTTCGTACAATTTTTAAATGCAACTGTTGTACTTTCTTGAAACTTACGACCAAATGTTGGGGTTGCAGGGAGTCTTGAGAAAACTGTTTGTCGCTGTCTTTTTCCACATGTTGCTCGATGGACAAgatgtaaaagaaaaagagaacaaTGTCCGTAATGCATGCACAG includes:
- the LOC106410570 gene encoding U3 small nucleolar RNA-associated protein 20, translated to MATPADARAVKSLNTSGGRKKFVFKNLAQKVNEIDISGFFKSLEKVKPEPSEGSSFFRDCLVELRELNTAEDFISFYEEMLPFVQTLPLVIEQKEIIFTKLVSRLQMDARLSLDAILRLIAALSRDLLEDFIPFLPRIVNSLVALLENGAKKDADIIKQIFSSWCEILMNLQKYLVRDIEGILRDTLDLRYHPKDYINELMSESMSFLLRNARNEQLEKGINRILSEVADPAKQDGAVDLLYYAMRGTSGSLHSKAGRVLSFLLKDSTLSFCDNSPQGAGTVVGVVSSTLERLCEDLEADKLNVMWKCLIQEINESIKNKNSVHLSRLLSVLTAAVRVQKGLKVHDYPSLIRLVGLIVSTFVASSETVVEGDNLSAVIDEVLQLMLCTINRVTDLETVASQWAPIFAVKRSSLLTFLEELLNKDQSVVKAFTNNILSAINNMIWESSEEVIPLLLTFCENQLTSHDRVTIVDQTFEKIHEFLEENIKKVRQNIENTGLSQTDDAELASIWGVVNCYPYFKVDSSLLISFKDTLRQHLTVPDANSSSAPELMWQSLLGAALSSCHKLPRRINHNDIEEALSMAKDYKSCVQVLTPVADFLDSMHRLALGNDDRSKPQPELQEEKAKDAFGIFSENLRHPNKCIRLMTLRILCHFETFSSDSSSEEHPPKKKMKTEETKKPLHERNVLELLRSIEEIVPTVNTEGELITMIHEIKRNLSAGLVHAAYLQLVLNGLMGIFHISYTKLWGPASECLEVLLRNHTVTVWSDFVCYLDQCQLKSEKLDNHSENPNHNLSERPTDLIGRFNLFLCPPSNSTTTATVATQLLQTLQKVPKVAQSHASEILPRLLKFLGYNIENPTSVGLFNAQVCKGDDWRNVLKQWLTLLKLMKNPKSFQFSEFLNNVLQNRFLDDNDAELQTIVLECLLLWNDFLLPHREHLLKLIKPEELREELTTSNMSVDIEEAHKSLLFSLEIRILAPKVRTLKNLASRKHTSINHRKAVLRFIAERDVDDLALFFVLLIKPLNIISEETMDLFWSSGKASLDYFQKADFLKDFTGDTISTLSKNQKSGFLHVIQDILEVFDELRVRPFIDFLMGCVVRLMVNYEERNIASLTPRNDTAASSTPDNKENVSVHQDQAGTALKQFKELRSLCLKIIAHVLDKYEDSDLGSEFWDLFFSAVNPLIKNFKQEGSSSEKTSSLFSCFLSMSRNRNLVTLLCREESLIPDICSILTVNTASDAIKSSALKFIENLLCLDSELHEDDSMIKGFLDPYIETLFSSLHSLFIGDINKRKSIKYHGEREIRILKLLSKHMGDQSCAMKYLEVLLSFLDKNVKDSDIRREALLAIQDITSLLGTESVTKIINKVSPLLVDAEVDVRLCICDLLESLAKIDFSLDDVAKRIRDMNSISVMEVDDLDYERIVNAYVEIDSDFFAKSSKQHTMIILSQSLYNLSSESIMLRGSAHKLLSSFIEFSASILCQEASAHSGAGKEVKIADASWTGKHTLSIVDFILKHIADAVSKGGNIVKEWILLIREMVTKLPDAGDLGAFRPLCSEDENIDFFKSIIHIQSHRRAKAISRFAKVVGDSSLPEGVLRKLFVAVFFHMLLDGQDVKEKENNVRNACTEALASVSAHMSWKSYYALLNRCFREMHNHTKKGKLLLRLICLILDKFHFTEDGGYRQEEIEGIHKSLQTVFGKMQKLMDSESDNVNVNSSVAALKVLKLLPKDVMDDYLSPIIKRIATFTKNRLESTRGEARSALVACLKELGLEYLQVVIKSLRDILKRGSELHVLGYTVHSILSKCLSKPTCGKLDHCLDDLLAVVETDIFGVVAEQKDVDKFKSKMKETGKSMSFETLKLISENVTFREHALKLLSPVTAQLRWHLTPKIKPDLVKMLQHIAVGIEGNPSVDQVDLFVFIYGCVDDGINNRNGLGDQGSSPPSKKKRKSRDETVGLISGAMSCPHLITVFALDLLQNRLKKIKLHNTDKELLGKLDSFIRLLTECLRSKYEEIVSSALRCFTSLIWFPLPSLMSGAEELKTSLLTIAQSAVDSSSSLVRSCLKLLTTLLGNKNITLSQEQLKLVIRFPMFADLESDPSFVAFSLLKAIVKRKLVVPEIYDVALQVSELLVKSQLDSIQKKCKEILLQFLVHYPLSEKRLQQHVEFLLQNLRYEHPTGREAVLDMLYALILKFSDRGKESVLDSQWRTMLIKLAPCLGTDTNKQVLSRIGSVITLLINCISEDQVGSVISVCLCWYKQQRVQAVAAQVLGFIIDAKRNQFQKHIHNTLEDAKVIMESALSASSLHNVEEGVIPFWKEAYHSLIMIEKMVGQFPYLKLKKDLEDVWKMVFKFLLHPHAWLRSKSCRLLNYYFKALARRKRAESQIVVSDSLLENPSSLFSVAVSLCSQLKELPTTGDDIEDLLIENIVFAVSSLHSLIGHSVQATDDGFWSSLGEDEQVVFLKAFEVLDSGKGRSTFLSLTSGKRTDNGEEEDAASGVRNVLIGSLLKRLGKVALDTESVQMKIVFNVYKAFTSQMNQVECRLYAYKILLPLYKVCEGFTGKIISDESKQLAEEVRDSIRDNTLGNQLFVEVYSEIRKSLRNKREKRKREEKTMAVVNPERNAKRKLRLASKNKANKRRRMTSMKLSRWARS